In the Ranitomeya imitator isolate aRanImi1 chromosome 2, aRanImi1.pri, whole genome shotgun sequence genome, gagaaaaatcagacaggtCGAATATTTTGCAGCGGTcaattaatttttgccagagctgtttataCCAAAGTTCCTTCATTTTTTAGCAATCCATCAAAATGAAATTTGCCATAGCTCCCTCCTTTCTGCTGGCTTTTTGCAGTCCATGTAATTACGTAAGAGCAAAGTAAAAGCTGAATTGATTGGTAAACTAAACAGATTTAAATAATCAAATAAGATAATCATCAGCCAGCAATACCGCATTTGCTGTCTGCGGGGATTAAGTTTTCATCTATATTACATTTTATCAAAAAAGACTCAAGGCCTAGGTACGTGGCACTTCCACTATAAACTCATCCCATATATAACCAAGGAAGTCAAACgccaaatatataagaaaatagataatttttatttcaaaataacTAAACAAGACATTTAAAATACATATAAGGAGGGAACACACCACAAAGTAAACTGCAACACATACATATGtaccaaaaaaatataaaatataagcgCCTTTTTGAAAGAACCACTTGTAACAATGTATAATATACTGGCCCAATTGTATATAAGTCTGGGTGGGGACTCAATTCCACGGTGTGCCACCCCTAAGCCAGATGCTCACAACATACATGAATAGCACCCATTGCCTATAGCCTGCCAGTGCGTCCAATAGAATATATGCTATAAATAAGCTATTATAAAGTGCCTCCTACATTATGTTCCAGTAAAGTGCAATAAGTGCTTCCTACATAGGTGGCCTCATATGTGCATAATGTTATGCTTCCAGTAAGCAAAGATAGGCATAGACAATATATAAGGTGCAAGTAACGGCTAAAGGTGCCAAATGGTACATAACCTGTGTCAGCAGtacgaccccaacgcgcgtttcgcgatagcTTCTTCCAGGGGGATTGTCGTGTCACGCGAAgctatcgcgaaacgcgcgttggggtcgtaCTGCTGACACAGGTTATGTACCATTTGGCACCTTTAGCCGTTACTTGCACCTTATATATTGTCTATGCCTATCTTTGCTTACTGGAAGCATAACATTATGCACATATGAGGCCACCTATGTAGGAAGCACTTATTGCACTTTACTGGAACATAATGTAGGAGGCACTTTATAATAGCTTATTTATAGCATATATTCTATTGGACGCACTGGCAGGCTATAGGCAATGGGTGCTATTCATGTATGTTGTGAGCATCTGGCTTAGGGGTGGCACACCGTGGAATTGAGTCCCCACCCAGACTTATATACAATTGGGCCAGTATATTATACATTGTTACAAGTGGTTCTTTCAAAAAGGcgcttatattttatatttttttggtaCATATGTATGTGTTGCAGTTTACTTTGTGGTGTGTTCCCTCCTTATATGTATTTTAAATGTCTTGTTTAgttattttgaaataaaaattatctattttcttatatatttggcGTTTGACTTCCTTGGTTATATATGGGATGAGTATATTACATTTTAGCAGATAAATTACTTGTAAATTAATTTCAGGCAGATTTTGCATGAGGAAATGAACATATTCTTAAATATTACTAATATGGATAACAATCTTGCACGGTGATCAATTATTCTGTAGAATAAAAAGTAGCTAAAAAGTTTTGATTCATTTGGCATGCTAAtaacaaaaaacaccaaaaaaaaaacaaatgcagatAATGAACTCCCTGTCTCCCATAGGGAAGCAAACCACTTAAAAAGTGTATATAAAGTGAAACAATGCATGCACATTTGCTGCTTTCTCCATTGGACTTTTGCAAATATATATTTAatgaatgtaaaaaagtttaagaaAATTATATATTTTGTAGAATGCAATTGGCTTTTGTACTATTGTCTAATTTTCCTCATGTATCTTTTTAAGTCAGTTTCATTAGTGCATGAAACGGTGCCCATATTTTATGCTGTCATCTCGCCCGAGGTAAGTATAGTATTAGCTTTCAGGATTAGATTAAATGGTAACTGGTTGAAAGCTCCAGAGATTACTGGTTTGTGTTGGCATTGTACAATGTATTTTACAAATATTAGATTCTTGTCGAACTCGTAGGAGTTCTAAGAGCTTTCCTAATAAATCTTTCTTCAATGTAGCTCTATGGTTATCTTCCTAAAGTGTTTCAAAAACATTTTCTCCAAAGTGGTCAGTATTTTTTTCATATCACTGAACAATCACAAAGCACTGGCATTATCTAACAGGTAAAACGATGTgttaatgtaaaggtaccgtcacactagacgattttacaacgagaacgacaacgatctgtgacgtaacagcgtcctcgttagcgatatcgttgtgtttgacacgcagcagcgatctggatcccgctgtgatgtcgctagtcggcgctgaaagttcagaactttattttgtcgttcgattggcgtgtatcgttgtgtttgacaccaaaagcaacgacgccagcaacgatcataggggccgtcgcagcgtcttgctctagccaggtaggcgttgtacattaaaaaggagacgcctttacaatACATTGCAGTGACGCCCGTAATAGATTTAAATTTTAAACGTTTTCTTGGAAAATATCAATTTACCACGATCACATAAACTTCCCATACTATGATAGCCTAGGTCCAATACATATCGCCTGATTAAtacaatatattaatatatattaatatattaatattaaaATATGCAATTACAAAGGATAGGGGACCGCCAAGTGATAAAGTattacctaaaataaaaaaaaggatacgcTATTACAAAAGGTGACTCCCTCTGTCCTGATAAAGCCTGGGAGGTGGTGTGTACATTCCATAAAAGAGGTCTTTACAATACATaacaattacaaaaggagacgcctttacattacattataaCATTAAAAAAGTGACCTCAGGACATGACTTTACAAAGGAGATGCCATTGTGTCGCAATAGTCTGTGATGTGGTGTCTACATTATAAATAAAGGGGGTCTTTATAATACATTACAATGACAAAGGGGAGGACATAATGACATtaaaaaaggtgacgccataacatGACTTTACAAAAGGAGATGCCATCTGTCGCAACAGCCTACATGGGGATTACAACAGCCATTACAAAAAAAggcttttactttatttaataaaaaaaaaatggtgacgccataacgttatacaatggagtgggtgtgatgtctccctgtgaactgtgataggccacagcgggatcatctataggtaggttctatagcaaggttccgatataaaaagcttgagtcaactgttcaatcacttgtgcgtacttCAACTACGAGCATCTTGCAATAGGTTGGAAATCCACAACTCTGCATCGTGTTCATTCTCCATCTCGTAAGCGTTCTGGTTGGAAATCAAGATCTTTGCAGCGTCTTTGTTTTATAACCTCTCGTGAGCGTCTTGTTTAGAAATCTGGAATTCTGATCCGTATTGATTTAACATCTCGTGAGCGTCGTGGTTGTAAATCGAGACCTTTACATCGTTCTCTAGCTTCTTGTGAGCGACCTGGTTGGAGATTTTGAACTCATCAGCGTTCTTATTAAATCTttcatggtaattttttttttttttttaatctgccattttcaagccccaaaattggtattaataatataaaaaaagcatACGAACCATTCCATCCCTAAAATGGTGGCTACCAAAAGGAAAGAGCGCACGGCCCATCCCATACAAGAGAAGGCTGCTCACATTAGGAAAGGCACAGGGGCCACAACTTTCTTGCTTGATGTTGCTTcatgtttttattctttttttagatgtctgccaatgaacaagactgtgttcgggcactcatagagatgtaccgctccctgccctgcttgtggaagataaagtcggcggattacagcaaccgctacaaaaagaaagatgcgtatgagaagctggtggccatctacaaggagcatcatcccactgagacggtggatgaacacattgtgcgtaaaaaaatccaggctctccgcacagtctacaaaaaagagttgaacaaggtggaaaagtcgctgaagtctggggccggaactgacgacgtctatgtgcccaagttgtggtactatgacctgctggcgttcactcgGGACCAGGAAATTCCTCGTCCGTGCCAGACTGTCACAAGCATATGTGCACCATCGCCTGAAGAGAACCTGCCCGAGTCTCCggacgagcatgtaagtaccccctagcttcccttctagtagcatgccgtgtgtcttgtaggtttatgagactgcatggtttccaataataatgattcacatttttcatgtttaatccccctgttaataacagttgtcacttcctgttctgagaagtatgtccaaacagtactcccccctcctttaaatgcatttttaataatttccaaagtctataacataaagataaatacattaacatattgtgtcttccgcacatttgtacgtacagtattgctgcccaatgtagttcagcccagctctgaaagctctgtaacccctgtggtttgctacctagttcctcatagcttcccatgaacaggaatagaggtgttggagaggtggggctctaggctgagttgtttgtatgttattgacttttaatttttttttctttttgcttgaatcgcaggtgcctcttcaacagcgggaaagaccagaagggaacgatgtccagtcccatcagtcctccagaagcccgtgtctcgaggatcagagacgtccacagcggccatctcgcaaaagaaagtcgacagcggggacacctgtggatctcctggcaatgGCTAACAACATCTTGTCCAAGCATGCGGCAACCCAGCTCTCCGCATTCCCAACCTTGGTTGAGGAACGGTTAAAAAAATTGGACGTTACCCAACGATCTCACGCAGAGCGATTGATGTTTGACGTTCTGAACGCGGCAGCCGCTGGAAAACTGAGCGACACATCTATGTTGAACATCACTGAGCGTCAGCCCAGTAGCCAGTTTTATTTGGGACCAccacaggagcccatgcacagcactcctgtccgcagaccaggcccacatcattctcagttctggacaccacctgcacctccttcttttgcagacttttcacaagGACCTCCTACGTCCACGGACCGGTACAGCGAGATGGGCACCTACTATCAAAATTTGTAGGGATCTTGTCTTGAAAACACTATAGACTTCAGTTTTATAACGTCCATAATCCACTCtgcctactgccctgcagtcattgGCCTGACGCCCGGTAATTAATCCTTGTGCCACATGAAAATGTCatgtgaaaacaaataaaatatatatatttttcaaatttgtctccatactacgtggctctctggatgggcaaaatactatgtgggtgggcaatatgcaaagtggacatgcatactgtacaataccaaatgcattataatcgggatatatatatatatatatatatatatatatatatatatatatatatatatatatgtatatatatatatagaacagcacaatgctcaccaatagcgggtgcctagccccctggatagaatGGTCCAAGCATTTATCCAACATATatacaaaataggaaaaagaaggcagcactcccaaagtttcatgtgaaaaaaatatggagatttcatcgacccacatcactgctcgACGTTTCGGCTCCCTGAGCCTTTTTCGAGCCTTGAAAAAGGTTCAGTGAgctgaaacgtcgcgcagtgatgtgggtcgattaaatctccattttttttttcacatgaaactttgggagtgctgccttctttttcctattttgtatatatatatatatgtatatatatatatatatatatatatatatatatatatatatatatatatatatatatatacacacatacacacacacacacacacatcatgaaaGCGCTAGGGCAGAAGAGGTTGTTGATTCCCATGGttcatatgtttgatacagaagtagagtattttcatagttcaatattttaattggaatggaataaaaagaacaagacaatgtacataaatcaatatatcgttatgttgacattgttacttgacaaagaaattggttgggttctaaaaagaatggt is a window encoding:
- the LOC138666817 gene encoding uncharacterized protein, whose translation is MSANEQDCVRALIEMYRSLPCLWKIKSADYSNRYKKKDAYEKLVAIYKEHHPTETVDEHIVRKKIQALRTVYKKELNKVEKSLKSGAGTDDVYVPKLWYYDLLAFTRDQEIPRPCQTVTSICAPSPEENLPESPDEHVPLQQRERPEGNDVQSHQSSRSPCLEDQRRPQRPSRKRKSTAGTPVDLLAMANNILSKHAATQLSAFPTLVEERLKKLDVTQRSHAERLMFDVLNAAAAGKLSDTSMLNITERQPSSQFYLGPPQEPMHSTPVRRPGPHHSQFWTPPAPPSFADFSQGPPTSTDRYSEMGTYYQNL